The genomic segment ACACCAAGGCGATAGTGAACAAGTTACAAGGTCACGGGGGACCGGTGCTGGACGTCAGCTTCAACTGTGACGAGAGTTTACTGGCCTCCGCTGATTCCACCGGCATGGTCATCATCTGGAGGCGGGAGCAAAAGTGACTGGTCCACCAATGAATTGCTTCCATCCGCTGCGTACAAAAGGCCTGCCGCTCCCTAACCGTCCAATAACAAAAAATCTGTAGATTTTCACCGGGatgtaacaggctgcattaaaCGTTTAATGTAATGATACTGAAGTGCAATCAGAACACCATGTTGTGTAGGTGGCTGGGATTTCTTAGGAATTCAATGGGTAGGGGGGCGGGTTGAGTGCGTGTGAGTGAGTgcgtgtgagtgagtgtgtgtgagtgagtgtgtgtttgtgtgtgtgtgtgtgtgtgtgtgtgagtgagagtgtgtgtcagTACTCCTACAGCTCCAGCTGAGGAAATAgcttttcaaacacaaaaagaaagagcaCTACTCCCATGCATGTGTCATGGCTTACCTACTTGTAGGGGTATGACTGAATTCATGTGAAGATGATACGACTCAATCCACCAGAGACACCAGTTCCATCACTTTGTATCACGCTGACAGTCCCTCTGGCATAGATCTAGTTCACTATTTATGTAACTGTTATTCAAGCAGCGTAATCAAGTGTAGTAAAACTGCCTTTTTTTCAGTTCTGTAATTGCCTGTTTTTAATTTGAGACCATGTGCATGACATTAAACACAGAATCGGTCAATAGGCATATCAAACTGATCGTTGCAAAAGATATACAAGTGTGTTTTTAAGTATGTTTGTacttatttgtatgtgtgtgtattcagttCATGCTGGTTGCTGATTCATATAATTTATTTAACGCACATGTACACAGAATAAAATTACTGTAACTGTCAGtagtctttgtttctgtttttttttaatacatttgaaacaacagaatatttaaaatgagGCTAATGTAGTGGGGTGGTCAAACCTTCAGTGTAGGAGAGCATTAGTCATTGTGTGGGTCTTCAACATCCACACAGGATTTCCCCTACATGAATCACAAAAAGGTGTGTGAAAAATGTAGTGCTGCATTTGGACCTGAGCAACACATCCGTAATATTGTGTCATACGATAAGATGTTGTAATTTTGGCTGTTTTGATGTATGaaagagcttttctttttcctttttgtcgacTTAAAGGTTCAATAAAGCTTGACCTTTGAAGTGTGTCCTAGCAGATAAATATAGTTAATTTGACCAGTTTGCCTGTCAATTGtgataattacattaataatggatttttttttttagccatgctagcagcattTGGTCCAGGCTGAAATACCACTAAACTACTGCATTGATTACcatgatttcttttttgtttacagacattcatgttccccacagAATGAATCCTTAGGACTTTAGGGATCCTTCCTCTAAAACCACCAACtgttttttgttacatttgtgATCCAGAGGGAAATATCTCCAAAACTACTGGATAGATTGCAGTTAAATTTGCTACAGATGTTCAGGTTCCCCACAGGATGAATACTGACTTTGGTGACTTAATTTAGCACCATCATTTCAATCTGCCTATTTGTACCTAAATGTCATTCCTATTAGCCTCAGCTGTTCTCTATGTTTAGTGCTAACGaacaaatgttaacatgctaacacactgAATCTAAGATGGTGAACCTGGTAAATCTTATCCGCTAAAAATTAGCACTGAATTAGCATTCAACATCACCAAGATCAACATCATCAAGATGTAGTTGCAGGCCCGCTGCCAACATGAACTATCGAGTAGGTTCCCAGCCTTTTGAGTTTGTGACcccttaaaataaatgaatggctTTTTGTATAACCCCATATGATCTTAGTGTTGACATGAAATGTGAGCAGTtaaatcaaaaagtaattttttcatttccaataTTGTTTCATTTGATGGGTTTTTTagaggcagaacaggtgaaagTAGCCAGTATTCACAAAACAGCAAAATCAGTAAGAAAAGCACCTTAACAGAAGCGTCTAGTgaccttgattttttttttctcagggcCCTTTGAGGGGTCCTGACCCtgaggttgggaaccactgaggTAGATCAAATCACACAGCTCCCACACATGAAGAATTTCTATTGTTTTAGTCCTGCATTGTCAGACTAATATATCATGGCTGTGTGAGACATTAGGGAagcacatttttgcacatttttgttcAAAGCAGCATTTGTTTGATGATTTGTCTGTAATGTGTAGCTTGACATTTTGTTCAGATAATGTGTGATTTATGAACAAATGCAGCGCCTTCGGACATGATTGTTTTCCTCTCAAGGTTGGTGAGGGTATTTGTGACGTACAAATGTGGCTGTGTGGGAGTGAAAGCACAATGAATGGTTGCTGTCTGGGAAGGTCAGGACATGGGCTTTGTTTAAAACAGGCTGGATGGGTGATAAAAGCAAGGAAACCTATCTAAGAGAGCCACACAAAACTTCTCCTGCATGAACCTGAGTGCTCTGATAGGACAATTTAACAAGGCCTCTTCACAACTCTGCATCTTCAGAACACACAGTGGGCGAGGATAAGTCTTTGCAAATGAGTAAGACTGCCTTTGTTGTGAAGTATCTTGGAGAGAAGTGGGtagaaaactaaaaataaaagcacttgGATGAGTCCTTAACATCAGTTCTGGGGAGACAGAGTGGCAGTCGGATACAACCTGTTAAACCTGGACTATTCAGAGGATGTTCACACAGCTGATGCTGCTCACTATGGAAACATCTTTTCCATCCGCCTCGGTTTGAGTGCGCAGATACAGACAATGGAAATTATCTctcattcaaattcaaaatataGGCTAATTGTTTATTGAGAGAATACACAATCATACAATGGCTGGATTTCAATCAGGCCCTAATTAAGATTGCATACAACCCtctccattttattttatgatgtcAGAAACATAATTATGTAGTTGGTTGGTTGATAAAGTTTGCAGTGTGCGTTGAACCTGTACgaacagggttaggggttagggttagggtctccaATAGGGAGAAAGAGATTCAGATGAAGTGTTGTATTCATTTGCTTTATGTTCCTTATGTTGCAGAGgaacaacattttaatatattctaTTACTAGCAGTAGTAGTCCTAACAGATCctcacaaaattaattttaattcattCAGATATCATAGTGTAAGCATATGTCAGTTTAAACCTTCCTTCAGTTTTGAGTAATAATGGAGAAAAATGGTTTTTCTGGTATACTGAGCCTTAAATCCACTTCTCTGTTTGCACAGAAGATCCTACATCTGCTACTTCGAAAGCCTGGAAGAGAGTTGCAGTTATTTTTTATGTCTATGATTTTACATTACCCACTTCTCTGAGTTTGTGTGGTAGTGACACCACATATCCAGGTTCTACATTTGAGCATCAACATCAAATGCTGTAAGTCTATCAGTATGTTTAAACTCGAGTGCTCCTCATTCTTTTGACcaacacatttcaaggactttttaatatatagtatatttattatgttaactTTTGTAGGAAGAAATAACACTTCCTCAAGTTCATAAGAAATTAATCTCTGCTTTACACTCAATGGCCAATAGCTtatggtggctaatgttagcaaacttCTACTGTGACACTATATTTTAGCATTCAGTAATATTCTGTATTTGTCATTCTTGGCCATACTGGCTGCTGTTTAGCAAAGGTAACATAGCTTGGCTTTAAGTCTTATTGCAGGAAGGTTTAAGTAAATGTTAGACCTCTAGCTTCATAAACTTAGTAGCTACATTATTCGTTCCTGTTCAGTTCAAGCCTTTTATAACTATTGAATTTTGTAGATACCTCTTCActcttgtgtgtatttgtacacCTGCCTCCACTGATTTGAAAGGTTGGTACCAGAGTGAAAAAGCACAAACCTTTTTGACTCTACAGAGGTTTTTGGTCAGTGTTCAGCAGAGGGGAAAGAGTCCAGATATCTTTTTCATTACATGCAGTCAAGTGTGCAAAGCTAGACTGACGTGTAacaattttgccttttttttggggtttgtttttttgtatgttgtggAGCGAAAATGCACACAGGATGTAATTTGTGCTACATGTAAATCTATTTCATGTTAAGTGTTCTCCACAGTAGTCGAGCCATTTAAACGTCCAGGCACGTCATAACTCAGAATGCATCAAAAGTAGAGTCTTTATTGATGAGTGGGCAAAAGAACCACCTCAGTTAAACTGTACAGTTACAGAATATCATCTCGCGAAGGAATGCCAGACGTAAAAATTATGGATCTCAgttcatttttcactttgtcTTTCCATATCAACATCTGTACAAGTTGTAATCCTCAGTCTTGAATCTATGAAATGCAGTGGAATGCATGCTAATACAGTATGCTGTGCAAGTGTCCACATTTAGAAAATTGACTGCACAAATATATCTATGCCTAACATACTGTAGGTCAGACTTTTGCATTACATGAATCATAATTTGGAGAGACAACTCAGTGTAGTCTAAACCGGTTTCCATACACCAAACATCTCTGGGGTCGTATCCAGCCTGAAGACGTTTTGATTTTGAACATACTGATCCAGACACTCAAACAGTGACATTTATGTTGAGGGGAAACATAAGAGGGCCTGGTAACATTCAAGTTTCCTTCGCATTAAGTGCCacttcatttcttcatttttctgcaTTCTGGTGAGAGCATAACAGTACTTAAAAAACATTCCCAAGATCATAATTTGCAAATAAAGGTTCATTTGCAAACattttcttaaaacaacatAATTTACATAACCATTCAAGTCTTTAAATCCTATTGACTGTTTGCAAATGTACAAGTATTGTATTCTAATTATTCAGTCCCCTTTTTCATTATCCATCTGTATTTAACATTTGCTTgtacattaacattaaaatcagacattttcagCTATGGAAATCACTTTATAGGATACATTTCCATATGATGACTACTCAATTTTGCATGATTTTGAGACCGCAAGATGAAACTGCTTTCATATTGACTCAATATTACTCAAACctctttcatcatcattatttctctttcttttttcctccctccttctctttctacctctcacacacacatacacacaaatgctatataaaaacacacaagcaggAATATACATTCCTGTACAGTCTGTACAATATGAAATCAAGTCATATTTCAAAATAGTGTCATCTGCTTAACATGTATTGTTTACAAATAAAGGAAAACAGGCATTTTTTTTATGATACAAAGAAACCTGACACGCCCTAAATCAAGTCCAAAAAATCAAGCATGTTAGGGGCTTCTTGGGTTCACAACAGCTATTTAAATGTATCCAAGGGTACTGGGTCCATTCGATATTCTACAGTCTCCtttgaattacatgaaaagGCGTCCAGGGTGGTCTATCAATCCATTTAGACCCTTTGAGTTCCTTGATGTGTTTCGGAGTTAGCAACGCTCTGATCAACATTTTCTATTCACAGTCCACAGCACATTTCTTCAAGGATTTCaaccctctgtgtgtctgttttgtgcCTCACATGACACAGAAACTAATACTCGGTTGAAAGCTTTGGGGCGTGTCCCTCTGAAATAAGgcaacaatatttttaaaatggcaTCTGTCACACTTACTTGGAGTGGTGATTGTTGTGATCGTTCCTCATACATCATCAGAAATACAAGCCATTAAAGTGTTACCAGGGCTTTTTTCTTTCGCCCTGTTCAAACCTTCGCACCTTACACATTAATTCACATATCAACATTCTTAATAAAATGGCACTGTGCCTGCATTTGTTGGCAAAAATTTGATTTTGTagtgcaaaacaacaaaacagacacTGACACTTAACCAAGGTGCATTAGATCGCTTCTATTCTCCAAATTTCCCTTAAAAACCTGAAACATTCTCTTCGTTAAGCTTACATCTTATCACATAATGCAGTAGGCCTCATCCTGGGGCAGGTGTTGTTTAGTCCTCCAGTAGGTGGGCAGGTGAGCTCTCAGCACTTTTCTCAGGTCCTCGTTGAGCAGGAGACAGAAGATGGGGTTGACTCCAGCCTGGGCGAAACTCATCCACACTGTGATGGAAAGGTACCTGTGAGGGATGGTGCAGGACTTGACAAACACCCTCCAGAAGCATGCCACGATGTAGGGAGCCCAGAGGACCAGGAAGAGCAGGGTGATGGTGTAGAACATCCTGCCCAGCCTCCTCTCTGACCTCACCTCTTCCATCCCGAGCAGCCGCCGGTGTTGATTGTGTAAATTTTGCCTGATGCCCAACAGAGTGGGTGGCATGGGGCCACGACCAAACCCTGCAATCCAGTTAGCTGCAGCTTGACCTGTTGCCCCAGGACCGTGGAAGGTCCAGTTCTGGCTGATGGCTGGTACTAGCTGGACTGGTTTCATCTTGCGGTGCCTGTactcaaacagcagcagcttggCGTAGAAACCGTGGGTGGCCAGGACCACCACAGCCAGCATGAGCATGAAGCCCAGGGTGTCGTTGGTCTTCAGGTAGCGGTGTTCAAAAATGCACTGGTCCTCATCACGGATGAACTTGTATGTCCCTACATCAAAGACAGGTGGGAACGCCATAGCGACAGCCAGAGTCCACACCATGCAAATGATGGCGGCGCAGGTCCAGATGGTCATACGCTTGGCGTAGAACCGATGGTGGGCGATGGCAAGGTAACGGGTGACAGCCACACAAAACAGCATGAAGGCAGCGTGAAAACAAAATAGCACAGCCATAAAAGCCACAACTTTACAACTCAAGGCACTGTAAGTCCAGGCCGAGCTGTTGTGGACAGAAACCAGCACAAAAGGGAAACAAGCAGCAGAGCGAACTGCATCGGCCAGGCACAGGTCCAGGAGAAAGAAGTAGGGGGCTTTGTGAAGTGTCCTGTCTCGTAGGACCAGCAAGGAGACCAAGAGGTTGCCTACAAGGCTGACACAGATGATCAACCCCAAGAAGACCAGCTTAAAGTAGGCAGACACATCTGTGGCAGAGATtcctccactgctgctgctgtcactactgctgctgctgctgctgccgcctcTTGCCATTCCACTCTGTGAAGCCAGCACAGCCAGTAAACTACCTGGACCATCGATGGCAAAGCTCTGGTTAGCCATTCTATCACCTTCCACAGGAGCCTGCCTGGTTCGGGCCCTTTAAAAGCACTACTGATCTTCCTACAGCCGTCTTCTCCCGCGGCTCTCTCGTCTTTACAAGGAGAGGCAGTGAGGATCTTTTCTACATGACAGACTCATCTTTCCTCTTTGTCCACAACCTCACCACCTGtgaacagagacacacattttgaagaataacaaaaacaagaagaaaaaaaacaagatgtcTGACATACTTGTTAGGTCTAAATCAGTCCACTAAATGGAAACAAAACTTACAGTTACAAGCATGGATACAGAATTGCTGTGTTGGGCAACACAGTGGAAATCTCTGCCTTCCTGTTTCTCTAAGGCTGGGATCAGATCAGCAGCTCTACAGCATGCCAGCTCCTTGGCTCTCTCAGTAATTACCTTGCCCGTTGCTAAGATACAACAGCTCACATACTTTGTGCAAGTGTGGGTGTTTGAGTGAATGCATGGGGGTGTACAGGGGGATGGAGCAGACACAGTACAACCAACACTGGGCATGTCCAACAAACAGAGATGTTGTAAATGAGCAAAGAACATTTTAtgctttctctctgctgctcgtgcatgtgtgtgtgtgtgtgtgtgtgtgtgtgtgtgtgtgtgtgtgtgtgtgtgtgtgtgtgtgcgtgcgtgcgtgtgtgtgcgtgtttatgCATGTGACTGTCAGTTTAAGAGCAGAGGGTGTAATCTGAACCATTCATAGCATTTAAAAAACGTAAGAATACAAACGCAGGGCAGACAGCTATTTGGTTTTTTACCGTATAGGCCTGCACTACATTAAGAAATGTGGATGAGAAAAGGATCATTATGATAGTCAGGGCCTCACTGTTCTAGCAAAGAGCCTAAAAAACATAAGCCATGTAAAGAAGACACGATTACAAACATTACAATGATAAGAAAATTACAGATCTGAGATGCAGCCTCACCTAGAAACTCATTTATAGGCATAAGGTAATGATGATGCATAACTGTGCTTGTCTGGGTGGGCCTTGTCTATGTAGGCCATGAAACACAATGTGATTTGCTGTAACTATAGGCTTCTTTTTCTCCCCCGTACATAACAGCCCCTCTGCCACCTTGACAAATATCATTTCACCTGATTAGATGGCTGCCATGTCAGCTAGGCCGGAAACACAGGCTGAAGtgaaaaacagatgaacaggTGTCAAAAATCACCTCTGCttcgtgtgtgtatgtgtgtgtgtatttatgtgcgtgtgtgtgtgtgtgagggagggagagagagagaaaaagagagatgataACCTACCTTTCATCCCCTcattttttggtgtgtgttggATCTGTTCTTCTGGCAcggcaaaaaacaacaaacaccaccacaccaaaaaaaaaaagaaaaaaaaaagaccccaGTCGCTTTGTTTCACTGTTTGTTAAACcgagagaaaaacacataataaaGCCTCATGCTCTTGCTGTGCTCTCAGGCTCAAACAACACCTGTTATGCATAAATCCATCGCAGGGAAATCGACTAGAGCaacatataataaacataaGACGTTATAGAGGCTATCTAAATAATCAACAGCTGATCAAACAATCCAGGATGAGGAGTCTGATGTAaagccatatatatatattttttttttcaaaatccaCTGCCACCCTTTTTTACTGTTTCATAGAGAGGGATGTGTTCATTTGGTCAGAATATCATCCGAGAAAACAGATTTTATGTTGCATCACGTCGAAGATGGATTTCCAGACTAGAAGCAGACGCgatgccacaaaaaaaaaatcttgttctGTTCGTAAATATCCAAATGATGTCAGATTTTCAATGCTTATAATAACCCACCCACAAACGATAGAGAGGAAAAAATGATCGCGCATCCCCTAAATGAACCGTCTTGGCATGTATATTGGCTAATGGCACCAGAACAATTAGTCCACACAGACAACAGCCTCGATACCTCTCTTTTTCCCATCtttcagtcaaaaaaaaaaaatccccccctcccaaaaaaaaaaataccaaggCGATGTATTTACCCCGAGCAGTTAATATGCAGTCTTTGTTTTGCTGTCCAGCGAAGGTGGGCTACATTTTAATAGTCCACAATTAAAGCCTCCATGACAGAATAAATGCATGTTTCGACAAATCCAGCGATGCcacaggggaggaggagggggggttcaCATCACCGACGCTGTCGAAATCAcgatttttatatatatatttttaaaaataaaaaataaaataaaaatcagggAGAAAAACAACGCGGCTGGATTAGGCGAATTATTCCTGAATAATCCCAATTATGGCTGCTTGCAAGGAGGCAGCTCGCACATTCGCGGAATCCGTCGGTTTTAttcggagagagagagggggagagagggaaagagcgagagagagagagagagagagagagggagagagagaggcggacCTGTGTGCAGTATGGTGGGCCATGTAACTTGAAAGTGATGTTTTATTCTAAGCATCTCTCCCGCATCATGTATGACGCGTCTGTTTTCTCCAGTATGAACACAGAGAGGAGCTCCGGCTGTCAACAAACTTGCAGCATGTCTTTCATTGGCTCTCCTGCCCTTGGTGACAGACTGGACCTAATATGACACAGACAGGCCTGACAGGGGCGCAGCAAGGGATGCTGGGTCCCTCTGGAGGAATATCGGGCCTCCTCCTAAAATCATCATCCCAGAaggttaaaggttgaatatgtaaaatattaattaaagctatatttaaaaaaaataataatacagccacggggcgttttgaggggtacagaatgaaagtattgcttttccataaaaaaaatatatatttagtctgagttaatattttaaattttttttgatgggttcgacaatgacgttctgacacggtctgtgtacactgtaccagccatttagcggctggaattgcgggttgccagggttgtctgttgttccagcGCAGCTACTgcaggctggcactgggtgaaatggagttgtaaacaaacacggccgtgttggacttactaaaaccagcgttttttgctctcaagtacaacttttcatcacaaaatttcgaaggtaagacagaatatctgttagtcgctgtaaataagtggttgtttacctttgtatgctgctggttcactgagtttttagcgcaataatagtggtactgttgaactcgccagggtcttagctttcatatgagatgctatttgtttgtgtaccatgaagtatcaaaacggtagcaatggaaatgtggagagtgggttgactttctgacgctattcgcattttgatatttgatcattaacctcttaaagcacgctgttccgttcacgggacgggacggatgttaggaggtagccacacgttcttctgaatgttttaaacaccaacccttaaacatatatactcatgccgtacattgttggaaagcttagattgttctgattcattaaagaccactcacgacttatatggttgctcacagccgtaatagtattagcgattagctttgctagccactcagctaagtgagaaaagctataatctctacataccttcaaagtcttccctttatccacaacgatcatcttatgacacaggactttatgtacagctcgccaagtatccattcttgtgaaatatgaaatccgtttccataaaaccggaatattttcctcaatatgtccatgtatttagtccaacacctaatgtaataacacaaataacaaaccatatacggtccgtttacgtcatttcctgacctgcgcgtccatctcagagtacacgtgactagatgtttaagaccgtgagcctcttctgcttctgacgacaccacacacaagccaatcggtgtttaggattaggcagtacatgcagagacattactgctactcccactggcgttacaatgtaatgtacctcggtggtttcaagcagagacatttcaagtcagttacagcgagggtatgttcgcttcctgttttcaaaataaaagcaccaactctatcgttatggttttcttaataataaaaggcaacgggtgttttattttgtgaaaatgaccggaagtgcgttactcgctacggctaacttgagtggctccgaattcgcaggaacaaaactttaagcagatgttatttggacaaattagcgtcacattgtggatctaaagggctattttctcgcctaaaaaggttagactacgatctcgagacattagatggcgttgttctgctcattctacatattctacctttaatacagtgttttttttattttcttcttgcGTTCTTGgtatttgaatgtttctgtAGGTTTGTTACATCTTGTACTCCGCACTTCCATTAATGTGATGCACCATAATTTAGTCATATTTTACACCTTGCACCAACTTTATATTTCCTTTGTTTACTTAATCCAATATTGGCATCACTTGCAAATGGCAATTATAAGATGGATCACCATTAAAATGTGTACAGACATATAtggtgctctgatgatgaaTCCTACTGAGTTAAAGGACCACTATATAGAATTTTGTGGCATCAAGtaagatcatcatcatcattatcatcatcccATACAGTcaatacagtgttttttttaattttctggtACCCTGCACTTCTTTTAATGTGATGCACCATCATTTGTACACTGCACATTGCACCTAGtttctttgtttaatttatCCAGTATAGTATGTGTGTACTTTTTATTTGCCATACTTTCAAATGGTAATTCTAAGATGGATCactattaaaaatgtttacagACATTTATGTTGCTCTGGCAATGAATCATACTGACTTAAATGAATCTATTAATTTAGAAGACCAGTATGTcgaatttagtggcatcaagtgtaatggacttggcagaaatgtattaaaatattcGTAATATAAtgtcatataatataatatcatatatcatataatatatcatatatatcattttttattagtGTATAGTCccattttcattgtgtttttattcccTTTAGATCTACATAGATAACAGGCCCTCTTCCATGGAGGCCACCGTtacaccaccatgtttctacaggaGCCCAGAATGGACATACCAAACATTGGCTCGTTTGCAATTTTCGTGCGTTTCACAGCCACTGTAGCTTCTCTTACAGGCTTGGTAGGGGAGGAGTATTTAGTTGGTttcaatctgcaacctcaccattGACTTTTCTTGATATTTGTGGTTTTGGGTCAAATGTTTCAACAAATAGATggattactttattattataactaaaATGTGATACAGAAATTCATGTGCTCCCCATGATGAACTGTAATATCTTTGATACCCAAACTTTTTATCTagcgccaccagcaggtcataagataagataagataaggcTGGGTTCTGCGTTACTGCATCACAAAATATTTATCTCCCATtattttgactggtactgtacaccTAACATTCATACATAAAAGATAAGATCAATAAAATTGATAAATCCACTACAGCTTATAAAACAAGGAAAATTATATGGCACTAGTAGTGGAATAGCGTATTGCACATTCAACATATGACCAACAACTACAGAATAGCACATGCCAGTGTTGTGCTCTGTGACCATGTAGTGCTCCACCACCACAGCAtttaactgctgctgtttaaaatcTTAACGATGATGATGGGACAATTTGTTTCCATGACGGTTCAGTCTGCATTTTGAAACTCTAAACTGTCTGCCAGAAGGTAAACGCTCATATTCAGAATGAAGAATGTGAGAGGGCGTATCTCTCTAAACATAAACCTCTCAACTTGAACAGAGTggtgtccttccctccctataACCTACAGCAGCCTGCACAGACAAATAAGCTTGAATTTTAATCATACTGACAGGTTACCATACTAAAACCTAACTTGTCCAGACACCTGCAAACACTACATTCCCATTATCCTCGGCTTGTGTTGAGTACTCATGTTTGTGTGCTAATACACTAAACTAAGATGTTAAATATGGTAAATGTTGCActtgctaaacatcagcatgagcatgttagcatgctggtGTTAGCATTTAACTCCAAGCACTGCTATAAGTACAGTCTCATAGAGCCACCACTGAGGCTATAGACTGTGacgtttgtaatttgtaacattatatataaCACAGATGCACATTTTCTTGTAATGTGTATGGTAACATAACTAGTACTATGCATATTAATTTATGCAccatcatttttctttccacatctattttatttaatgtttctgctttaaaaaaaaacaaccttttcatttaaatgtacataTTATAGTATAGGTAAATTGTGTATAGCATTAATAACTGTACACAtgcatatatttatttcacaatgCATTCCTCAAGTTCAATGGCCTCAATCAATGttaaaatgctaatgttgcacCTC from the Scomber japonicus isolate fScoJap1 chromosome 4, fScoJap1.pri, whole genome shotgun sequence genome contains:
- the LOC128357504 gene encoding probable G-protein coupled receptor 173 isoform X2, giving the protein MANQSFAIDGPGSLLAVLASQSGMARGGSSSSNVSAYFKLVFLGLIICVSLVGNLLVSLLVLRDRTLHKAPYFFLLDLCLADAVRSAACFPFVLVSVHNSSAWTYSALSCKVVAFMAVLFCFHAAFMLFCVAVTRYLAIAHHRFYAKRMTIWTCAAIICMVWTLAVAMAFPPVFDVGTYKFIRDEDQCIFEHRYLKTNDTLGFMLMLAVVVLATHGFYAKLLLFEYRHRKMKPVQLVPAISQNWTFHGPGATGQAAANWIAGFGRGPMPPTLLGIRQNLHNQHRRLLGMEEVRSERRLGRMFYTITLLFLVLWAPYIVACFWRVFVKSCTIPHRYLSITVWMSFAQAGVNPIFCLLLNEDLRKVLRAHLPTYWRTKQHLPQDEAYCIM
- the LOC128357504 gene encoding probable G-protein coupled receptor 173 isoform X3, coding for MANQSFAIDGPGSLLAVLASQSGMARGGSSSNVSAYFKLVFLGLIICVSLVGNLLVSLLVLRDRTLHKAPYFFLLDLCLADAVRSAACFPFVLVSVHNSSAWTYSALSCKVVAFMAVLFCFHAAFMLFCVAVTRYLAIAHHRFYAKRMTIWTCAAIICMVWTLAVAMAFPPVFDVGTYKFIRDEDQCIFEHRYLKTNDTLGFMLMLAVVVLATHGFYAKLLLFEYRHRKMKPVQLVPAISQNWTFHGPGATGQAAANWIAGFGRGPMPPTLLGIRQNLHNQHRRLLGMEEVRSERRLGRMFYTITLLFLVLWAPYIVACFWRVFVKSCTIPHRYLSITVWMSFAQAGVNPIFCLLLNEDLRKVLRAHLPTYWRTKQHLPQDEAYCIM
- the LOC128357504 gene encoding probable G-protein coupled receptor 173 isoform X1, encoding MANQSFAIDGPGSLLAVLASQSGMARGGSSSSSSSDSSSSGGISATDVSAYFKLVFLGLIICVSLVGNLLVSLLVLRDRTLHKAPYFFLLDLCLADAVRSAACFPFVLVSVHNSSAWTYSALSCKVVAFMAVLFCFHAAFMLFCVAVTRYLAIAHHRFYAKRMTIWTCAAIICMVWTLAVAMAFPPVFDVGTYKFIRDEDQCIFEHRYLKTNDTLGFMLMLAVVVLATHGFYAKLLLFEYRHRKMKPVQLVPAISQNWTFHGPGATGQAAANWIAGFGRGPMPPTLLGIRQNLHNQHRRLLGMEEVRSERRLGRMFYTITLLFLVLWAPYIVACFWRVFVKSCTIPHRYLSITVWMSFAQAGVNPIFCLLLNEDLRKVLRAHLPTYWRTKQHLPQDEAYCIM